The Ornithorhynchus anatinus isolate Pmale09 chromosome X5, mOrnAna1.pri.v4, whole genome shotgun sequence nucleotide sequence GGTGAATCAACCGtcggtgtttatcgagtgcttaccttgtgcagagagcACCCGTCCTTCTGTTcggcataagcagcgtggcttagtggatagagcacgggcctgggagtcaggaggacctggcatcatctgtaaaatggggagaagaatgtgagccccacctggtgggacagggactgtgttcgacgtGATTTaactcgtataataataatgactgtggtgtttgttaagcacttactgtgtaccgggcactgtactaagcgccggggtgaatacaagcaaatctaccctaacgcttaaaacagtgctgggcacgtagggcttaacaagtaccacggttatCATTTAATTGTTATGGTCACTCTCCCTGATGGAGTCGGAACGGGGCCCTGCGCGTATTCTGTGCTCAGTAGGCGCTTTCGATCGATCAATCGGCCGACTGTCCTTCCAGGAATCCATGTGCAGTAGGATGACCAGGGCGTGACCCCGCCGTGCCCACCCTGTGACCCCAGCCatgtccactctgcttctcaatgtgtCCTTGGAACCCCCGCCGGGTACCGCCACCCCTCCACGGTGCCAGTCGGCTCTCCGTCACCAGCGCTTCTTGAAGCGCCGGCGCTTCCTAGAGCGCCGGAGActcctgaaggagaagcagctacCACCCCGTAGCGCCGCTCCCCGCAAGGACAAGCGCCCCGCCTCCCGGGAGCCTCAGGAGCAGCCCTGTGTCCCGCCGGTCCCCCCCACACAGACGGGTGCCGTGGCCTGGGTCACCCCGGCCgccagagggaagggggcggcaGCCCGGACCCTCCCGTCCGAGGAAGAGCTGCTGAGCGAGTTCGCCGCCGGCAGCGACGCCGGGGTGGCCAGGGACCTGGCCAAGGTGGTGGCCGTGGACTGCGAGATGGTGGGGACGGGGCCCCACGGCCGCTGTAACTCCCTGGCCCGCTGCAGCGTCGTCAGCTATCACGGCGACGTGCTCTACGACCGCTACGTGCGGCCGCCCTGCCCCATCGTCGACTATCGCACCTGCTGGAGCGGGATCCGCAAAAAGCACATGGCCAACGCCGTCCCCTTCCAGGCTGCCCGCAAGGAGGTGGGGgaccccgaggggaggggaagagggaccgggggttgggggagggatagAAAGACCTcccggaggcggcggggcggggggtggtcctTGTGctcagaggtgagggaggggaagaacgtTCTCTGCGGGGCCCACCTGTCCCCCTCTCCACTCGGGGTCTGGGGAGATGTCGATGAGGTCAGTCAGACAGccagttgtatttgagcacttactgcgtgcagagcgctgttactaagagttcaggagagtacaatggcacagacgcattccttgctcgtaaggagcttacagcctggagggggaggcaaATTTTGAAATAACTAACTAAAATTACAGGCTTGTGCTTAATTGCTGTGAAGCTGGGCGGCCAGGGGTTGAATACTGTCTGTGTCACTGCCCAGTTAAGGGtcctgctcccctgctccccacccatcGCCGAGGCTGGGTGATGACTTGACCACGTGTCCATCCGTCCCCCGCTCCAGATCCTGAAGCTGCTGGCAGGCAAGGTGGTGATCGGTCACGCCGTGCACAACGACTTCAAGGCCCTGCACTATTCCCACCCGCGCAGCCTGACGCGCGACACCTCCCGCATCCCCCTCCTCAACCGCCGCGCCGGCTTCCCCGAGCGCGAGGCCATCTCCCTCAAGCGCCTGACCAAGCAGCTGCTGCATCGGGACATCCAGGTACCCATAGCCCCACCCCCTCCGGGTCCTTTCTTTGACACCCCGGGGTCCcgtccctcaccccctgccccccatcccctgcccgccCGCAACTGCGCATTCTTCTCCCCCAGACCGGGTCCCAGGGGCACTCGTCAGTCGAGGACGCCAGAGCGACCATGGACCTGTACAAGGTGGTAGAAGACGAATGGGAGGAGGTGCTGCGCCGGACGCCCCAGACCGACTGACCACGGAGACGACGGGGCTGCCCCTTGGGAAGAggcagggcggggagggtggaggaagaaccaaaagAACAAGGCCCACACCCCATCAGAAGAGAATCTTCAATGGGACACGGTCTGGGCCTTGGCTTCTTCTGCGTcttggggggctgcggggggtggACGGGTTGGGCCAAGACTGATGGCCCCTTGGATCCCGAGGACGGATCCCACCGGAGCCGGACGCATCTGTGGATGTCTACGACGACagcggtgtttgctaagcgcctacgTCGTGCCGGgccccggggtagagacaaggccatcaggttggacacagtccctaccccaacatggggctcacatcctggGGTGATCATTTGTGTGAATGAGATCAGAGGATCGgaacctctccctccacccaaacAAACCCCGTGGTCTTACATTCCCAGCCTGCTACTCCTCCCTTTAGCCCCAGGTGAGCCCCACAGTGGTCCCCTTTGGGCCTAATACCCGATCTTCAACCTTGGACTCTCCCCAAGTGAGCCAGCACAGTCCACTCAACCCCCAGGATTCTCTTCCCCGAGACCAGGCACTGAGGCTGGTCGACGGATCCCCCCAACTTCCCCAGTTCCACACAGCTCCCTGGCTACTCATTCTGCT carries:
- the ISG20L2 gene encoding interferon-stimulated 20 kDa exonuclease-like 2, with the translated sequence MSTLLLNVSLEPPPGTATPPRCQSALRHQRFLKRRRFLERRRLLKEKQLPPRSAAPRKDKRPASREPQEQPCVPPVPPTQTGAVAWVTPAARGKGAAARTLPSEEELLSEFAAGSDAGVARDLAKVVAVDCEMVGTGPHGRCNSLARCSVVSYHGDVLYDRYVRPPCPIVDYRTCWSGIRKKHMANAVPFQAARKEILKLLAGKVVIGHAVHNDFKALHYSHPRSLTRDTSRIPLLNRRAGFPEREAISLKRLTKQLLHRDIQTGSQGHSSVEDARATMDLYKVVEDEWEEVLRRTPQTD